In the Kaistella sp. 97-N-M2 genome, one interval contains:
- a CDS encoding aldehyde dehydrogenase family protein, with product MSKKMNDFGIEQSLKNLGISTENNGVSSGGDFFAHGDLLESYSPTDGKLIAKIKTAKADDYNKVIETSKEAFKEFRMIPAPKRGELVRQFGLKLREYKDDLGKLVSYEMGKSLQEGLGEVQEMIDICDFAVGLSRQLHGYTMHSERPGHRMYEQYHPLGVVGIISAFNFPVAVWSWNTALAWICGNVTIWKPSEKAPLCAIACQNIITEVLKENELPEGISTMLVGDHKIGEMLVNDKNVSLISFTGSTKVGRIVGTNVAQRFGKSILELGGNNAIIFTENADLNMSIIGAVFGAVGTAGQRCTSTRRLIIHESIFDEVKNRLVKAYGQLKIGNPLDENNHVGPLIDQDAVKQYQDSIEKCKAEGGKFVVEGGVLDGENYESGCYVKPCIAEVENAFKIVQHETFAPILYIMKYKTLEEAIAMQNDVPQGLSSAIMTTDMRQAELFLSQVGSDCGIANVNIGTSGAEIGGAFGGEKETGGGRESGSDVWKYYMRRQTNTINYTDSLPLAQGIKFDL from the coding sequence ATGTCCAAAAAAATGAATGATTTCGGAATTGAACAGTCACTTAAAAATCTGGGAATATCCACTGAAAATAACGGCGTTTCCTCTGGCGGCGATTTTTTTGCCCATGGTGATCTGCTCGAAAGCTATTCGCCCACCGATGGAAAACTGATCGCGAAAATTAAGACGGCCAAGGCCGATGATTATAATAAGGTTATAGAAACGTCGAAGGAAGCTTTTAAAGAATTTCGAATGATTCCGGCTCCTAAAAGAGGGGAGTTGGTGCGTCAGTTTGGTCTGAAATTACGGGAATATAAAGATGATTTAGGTAAACTTGTCTCTTATGAAATGGGCAAATCCCTGCAGGAAGGTTTGGGTGAAGTTCAGGAAATGATTGATATCTGCGATTTTGCAGTAGGACTTTCGCGCCAGCTGCACGGTTATACGATGCATTCCGAAAGACCTGGGCATAGAATGTACGAGCAGTATCACCCGTTGGGCGTGGTGGGAATTATCTCCGCCTTTAATTTTCCTGTGGCGGTTTGGTCCTGGAATACGGCGCTCGCATGGATCTGTGGAAACGTAACCATTTGGAAACCATCAGAAAAAGCACCACTTTGTGCAATCGCCTGTCAAAACATAATTACTGAAGTTTTAAAAGAAAATGAGCTTCCGGAAGGAATTTCTACCATGCTCGTGGGCGATCATAAAATTGGAGAAATGCTGGTGAACGACAAAAATGTATCGCTTATTTCCTTCACAGGCTCCACCAAAGTGGGCCGAATTGTCGGTACAAACGTTGCGCAAAGATTTGGCAAATCCATTCTGGAGTTAGGCGGAAACAATGCGATTATCTTTACCGAAAACGCCGATTTAAATATGTCGATCATCGGTGCTGTCTTCGGTGCGGTGGGAACAGCGGGACAAAGATGTACTTCAACCAGAAGACTCATTATCCACGAATCAATTTTTGACGAAGTAAAAAACCGTTTGGTAAAAGCTTACGGACAGTTGAAAATAGGAAATCCTTTAGACGAAAATAATCATGTGGGACCTTTGATCGACCAGGATGCGGTAAAACAATATCAGGATTCCATCGAAAAATGCAAAGCTGAAGGTGGTAAATTTGTTGTGGAAGGTGGCGTTTTGGACGGAGAAAATTACGAATCCGGATGTTACGTAAAACCGTGCATCGCGGAAGTTGAAAACGCATTTAAAATTGTGCAGCACGAAACTTTTGCTCCAATTCTTTACATCATGAAATATAAAACGTTGGAAGAGGCCATCGCCATGCAGAATGATGTTCCGCAGGGTTTAAGTTCTGCCATTATGACGACGGATATGCGGCAGGCAGAGTTGTTTTTGTCTCAGGTCGGTTCCGATTGTGGAATTGCCAATGTGAACATAGGAACTTCCGGTGCGGAAATCGGTGGCGCTTTTGGTGGCGAAAAAGAAACCGGCGGCGGCAGAGAATCCGGTTCTGATGTCTGGAAATATTACATGAGACGCCAGACAAACACTATTAATTATACCGACAGTTTGCCCTTAGCCCAGGGAATTAAATTCGATTTGTAA
- a CDS encoding DUF2911 domain-containing protein, whose amino-acid sequence MKKLILAAFMAVSVSAYSQWNIPVASPRQSVEQQFSMSKISVDYGRPAVKGRTIFGDLVPFGKVWRAGANSATKITFGQAVNFGGKEVMAGTYGLFILPQEKEWKIILNKDSDQWGAFTYDEKLNVVDITVPVQKMTEKQEYFEVSLNPMDENKIDLVFKWDMTKVVLPISTGKPEMVAKIVGKLKEIKQIEKDSAPKK is encoded by the coding sequence ATGAAAAAATTAATTCTGGCTGCTTTTATGGCGGTTTCTGTCTCTGCATATTCGCAATGGAATATTCCCGTAGCAAGTCCACGCCAAAGCGTAGAACAGCAATTCTCCATGTCCAAAATTTCGGTAGATTATGGCCGGCCTGCGGTAAAAGGACGGACAATATTTGGCGATTTGGTACCCTTCGGGAAAGTTTGGCGTGCAGGTGCAAATTCTGCCACAAAAATTACCTTTGGCCAAGCCGTTAATTTTGGCGGAAAAGAAGTGATGGCGGGAACATACGGATTGTTTATCCTTCCGCAGGAAAAAGAATGGAAAATAATTCTGAACAAAGATTCGGACCAATGGGGCGCTTTTACCTACGACGAAAAACTCAATGTCGTGGATATAACAGTTCCCGTTCAAAAAATGACCGAGAAGCAGGAATATTTTGAGGTTTCCCTAAATCCAATGGATGAAAATAAGATTGATCTTGTTTTTAAATGGGATATGACGAAAGTGGTTCTACCGATATCCACCGGAAAACCTGAAATGGTCGCGAAAATCGTCGGAAAGCTGAAAGAAATTAAACAGATCGAAAAAGATTCGGCGCCAAAAAAATAA
- a CDS encoding GNAT family N-acetyltransferase, translated as MNFSVQPTLENETISLVPLEKHDFEELFDVASDPTVWEQHPNKERYKREVFENFFQGAMESKGAFLVLDKGTEEVLGSTRFYDYDEKNKSILIGYTFYGTSSWGKNINSGVKKLMLDYIFQFVETVIFHVGKTNIRSIKAMERLGAENVGEEEVAYFGEDPKINVVFKIQKESWKLKLH; from the coding sequence ATGAATTTCTCCGTCCAACCCACTTTAGAAAATGAAACAATCAGTTTGGTTCCGCTGGAAAAACATGATTTCGAGGAGTTGTTTGATGTAGCTTCAGATCCGACAGTCTGGGAACAACATCCTAACAAAGAGCGGTACAAAAGAGAAGTATTCGAAAATTTCTTTCAGGGTGCGATGGAAAGCAAAGGTGCCTTTTTAGTCCTCGATAAAGGAACGGAGGAAGTGTTGGGAAGTACAAGATTTTACGATTACGACGAAAAAAATAAAAGCATTCTTATCGGCTATACGTTTTACGGGACTTCATCTTGGGGTAAGAACATCAATTCAGGCGTTAAAAAATTAATGTTAGATTATATTTTTCAATTTGTTGAAACCGTGATTTTCCACGTTGGAAAAACCAATATCCGCTCTATAAAAGCCATGGAAAGGTTGGGCGCAGAAAATGTGGGGGAAGAAGAAGTCGCCTATTTTGGAGAGGATCCAAAAATAAATGTTGTTTTTAAAATTCAAAAAGAAAGCTGGAAACTGAAACTTCATTAA
- a CDS encoding DUF3253 domain-containing protein produces the protein MVSEADKIKNAHLQFAAERGFGKTYCPSEVARELFPEEWRSKMDLVRDVADLLVTAGKLEVLQGNVVETDMPSKLKGPIRLRRK, from the coding sequence ATGGTATCTGAGGCAGACAAAATAAAAAACGCACATCTTCAGTTTGCAGCAGAACGCGGTTTCGGAAAAACCTACTGTCCGTCGGAAGTCGCAAGGGAATTGTTTCCGGAGGAGTGGCGCAGCAAAATGGATTTGGTTCGCGACGTGGCCGATCTGCTGGTGACGGCGGGAAAACTTGAGGTTTTGCAGGGAAATGTCGTGGAAACGGACATGCCGTCAAAATTAAAAGGGCCCATTCGTTTGCGAAGAAAGTAA
- a CDS encoding DUF2945 domain-containing protein produces the protein MIKKGTKVKWNWGSGTATGKVIETYTESITKTIKGSTVTRNGEKGNKALLIEQEDGDKVLKSESEVTKPD, from the coding sequence ATGATTAAAAAAGGCACAAAAGTTAAGTGGAATTGGGGCAGTGGCACCGCCACCGGAAAAGTTATTGAAACTTATACTGAAAGCATCACCAAAACCATCAAAGGTTCCACCGTTACGCGTAACGGTGAGAAGGGTAACAAAGCACTTTTGATTGAACAGGAAGACGGTGACAAGGTTTTGAAAAGTGAAAGTGAAGTTACAAAGCCTGATTGA
- a CDS encoding methylated-DNA--[protein]-cysteine S-methyltransferase, producing MELSNELMYEASLTKNVDFEGVFWMGVKTTGIFCRPTCTARKPKPENVEFFQNTKAAILKGYRPCKVCRPLENINGTPEYIQQILKELREDPSLKFKDFDLVQREIEPATIRRWFQKNHGMTFHAFQRMFRLNTAFKKIQQGENIMETAYDSGFESLSGFNESFKTIFGVSPKNSKSYKIIDLKRIETPVGTMYAAAIEEGICMLEFTDRKMLETEFKDLAKSLNATIVLGENPHFQTLEKELSEYFIGERTRFSVPLSPVGTAFQKSVWKALMEIPYGETWTYRKQSEFLGDAKKVRAVANANGMNKISIIIPCHRVIGSNGTLTGYGGGIWRKQKLLELEKAILF from the coding sequence ATGGAACTTTCCAATGAACTTATGTACGAAGCATCGCTCACAAAAAATGTCGATTTCGAGGGCGTTTTTTGGATGGGCGTAAAAACAACGGGAATATTTTGCCGTCCAACGTGCACGGCCAGAAAACCAAAACCTGAAAATGTAGAGTTCTTTCAAAACACAAAAGCAGCTATCCTGAAAGGCTACCGTCCGTGTAAAGTCTGCAGGCCGTTGGAAAACATTAACGGGACGCCGGAATATATTCAGCAAATTCTAAAAGAACTTCGCGAAGATCCTTCCTTAAAATTTAAAGATTTCGATTTGGTTCAGCGCGAAATAGAACCCGCTACGATTCGACGGTGGTTTCAAAAAAACCACGGAATGACGTTTCATGCATTTCAAAGAATGTTTCGCCTGAATACTGCCTTCAAAAAAATTCAGCAAGGTGAAAATATTATGGAAACTGCGTACGACAGTGGTTTTGAAAGTTTAAGCGGCTTTAACGAAAGTTTTAAAACAATTTTTGGTGTGTCTCCGAAAAACTCCAAATCCTATAAAATTATCGATTTAAAACGTATCGAAACGCCTGTTGGAACCATGTACGCCGCCGCGATTGAAGAAGGAATTTGTATGCTCGAATTTACGGACCGCAAAATGTTGGAAACCGAATTTAAAGATTTGGCAAAATCTCTCAACGCGACCATTGTTTTGGGTGAAAATCCACATTTTCAGACTCTGGAAAAAGAACTTTCCGAATATTTTATTGGTGAACGAACCCGCTTCAGCGTTCCTCTTTCTCCCGTGGGAACAGCATTTCAAAAAAGTGTTTGGAAAGCTCTGATGGAAATTCCTTATGGTGAAACCTGGACTTACAGAAAACAGTCAGAATTTTTGGGAGATGCGAAAAAAGTTCGTGCGGTTGCTAACGCCAACGGCATGAATAAAATTTCCATAATTATACCGTGTCATAGAGTGATAGGCAGTAACGGCACGCTAACCGGTTATGGAGGTGGCATTTGGCGGAAACAGAAGTTATTGGAATTGGAAAAAGCCATTCTTTTTTAA
- the lat gene encoding L-lysine 6-transaminase — MNDAIASHPQPTNEVKQTLARHMLADGFDFVMDFEKSHGSYIHDSVTGKDYLDMFSMFASASIGYNHPYLMEKSAWLGRMAVNKPTLADVYSREFADFMDVFERVAIPKELQYAFFIEGGTMGVENAMKACFDWKTRKNFEKGMDLEAGICIHFKQAFHGRSGYTLSLTNTSDPRKYQYFPKFDWPRIINPHLNFPITEENLAETIKQENLALLNIEEAILSNPNKVACIIIEPIQAEGGDHHFRDEFFVGLREICDQNEVLLIFDEVQTGIGLTGKMWAFQHFSAKPDIISFGKKAQVCGVLANKEKFDEIPNNVFRESSRINSTFGGNFIDILRFQLILEVIEKENLVENARIVGEYLLEGLQKLAQKYPNWLSNPRGRGLMCAIDLPTGEQRDRMREMLYDEGMIILSCGTSAIRFRPHLNVTKEEIQMALDKFDICLNRM, encoded by the coding sequence ATGAACGACGCAATTGCAAGTCATCCACAACCAACAAACGAAGTGAAGCAAACCCTCGCCAGACACATGCTGGCCGACGGTTTCGATTTCGTGATGGATTTCGAAAAGTCCCACGGCAGCTATATTCACGACAGTGTTACAGGAAAAGATTATCTTGATATGTTCTCCATGTTCGCCTCGGCATCCATCGGTTACAACCATCCTTATCTGATGGAAAAATCGGCTTGGCTTGGCAGAATGGCCGTCAACAAACCCACCCTGGCCGATGTATATTCCAGAGAATTTGCAGATTTTATGGATGTTTTCGAAAGAGTTGCTATTCCAAAAGAATTGCAGTATGCGTTCTTTATCGAAGGCGGCACCATGGGCGTTGAAAATGCGATGAAAGCCTGCTTCGACTGGAAAACCCGCAAAAATTTTGAAAAAGGAATGGATTTGGAAGCCGGCATCTGTATACATTTCAAACAGGCCTTCCACGGAAGAAGCGGTTATACCCTGAGTTTGACCAATACTTCAGATCCACGAAAGTATCAGTATTTCCCCAAATTCGACTGGCCCAGAATTATTAATCCCCATTTAAATTTTCCGATAACCGAAGAGAATTTAGCCGAAACAATAAAACAAGAAAATCTTGCCTTGTTAAATATTGAAGAGGCAATCCTTTCCAATCCAAACAAAGTAGCCTGCATTATCATCGAACCCATTCAGGCGGAAGGTGGCGACCATCATTTCCGAGACGAATTTTTTGTTGGTCTGCGCGAAATATGCGATCAAAATGAGGTTTTACTTATTTTTGATGAAGTGCAAACCGGCATCGGACTCACGGGAAAAATGTGGGCGTTTCAACATTTCAGTGCAAAACCAGACATTATTTCTTTTGGTAAAAAAGCACAGGTTTGTGGTGTTTTGGCGAACAAAGAAAAATTCGACGAAATTCCCAACAATGTCTTCCGGGAAAGTTCCCGTATCAATTCCACTTTTGGTGGAAACTTTATCGATATTTTAAGATTTCAGCTTATTTTGGAAGTCATCGAAAAAGAAAACCTTGTCGAAAATGCCAGAATTGTCGGCGAATATCTTCTGGAAGGTTTGCAAAAGCTTGCGCAAAAATATCCGAATTGGCTTTCAAATCCACGCGGACGCGGCTTAATGTGCGCCATCGATTTACCAACCGGCGAGCAGCGCGACCGTATGCGGGAAATGCTGTACGACGAGGGAATGATTATTTTATCCTGTGGAACCAGCGCAATCCGCTTCCGTCCGCATTTAAATGTGACCAAAGAAGAAATTCAAATG